One window of Phycisphaeraceae bacterium genomic DNA carries:
- a CDS encoding glycosyltransferase — translation MENWCNIVIPCRASDGRCSAAAERLLSQSDTPFLNVVLVINGSEAEAVHIDDSLHQAFTERGWTLTTLRRSVLGKVSALNAGDMQLVDGSIVYLDDDVVLSSNAVRHIHRSLSARQSPAIALVPPRRHDMKSFICRSYFQFLAQTPYCKLWLPGNGMYAVNPAGRSRWMEFPPICSDDTFVRLRFDESELIRLDSCYALTSAPDNPLTLMRVRARWCRGSRVARARSKRQRGIRRNRCSGILGSCIRHPLMLRHAPGFVLVVAGSWIWRLIDRQAGSVSAWQPHHQQSQA, via the coding sequence GTGGAAAACTGGTGCAATATTGTCATCCCTTGCAGAGCAAGCGACGGACGTTGCAGCGCAGCTGCCGAACGCCTGCTTTCTCAGTCCGATACTCCATTTCTCAATGTTGTTCTTGTTATCAACGGCAGTGAAGCAGAAGCTGTCCATATTGATGATTCTCTTCATCAGGCATTTACAGAACGCGGCTGGACACTGACAACACTCAGAAGATCGGTGCTTGGCAAGGTCAGCGCGTTGAACGCTGGTGACATGCAGCTTGTGGATGGAAGCATTGTGTACCTGGATGATGATGTTGTTCTTTCAAGCAACGCAGTTAGGCACATCCACAGATCGCTTTCTGCGCGTCAGTCTCCGGCTATTGCGCTTGTCCCTCCGCGCAGACATGACATGAAGAGCTTCATCTGCCGATCCTACTTTCAGTTTCTTGCACAAACGCCCTATTGCAAGCTGTGGCTGCCGGGGAATGGCATGTACGCAGTGAACCCAGCTGGGCGATCTCGATGGATGGAGTTTCCCCCTATCTGTTCCGACGACACATTTGTTCGATTGCGGTTTGACGAAAGCGAACTCATCAGACTTGACAGCTGTTACGCCCTTACCTCGGCGCCCGACAACCCATTGACATTGATGCGGGTGCGCGCCCGTTGGTGCCGAGGCAGCCGAGTTGCACGCGCAAGATCCAAGCGGCAGCGTGGCATTAGGCGGAATCGTTGCAGCGGAATCTTGGGCAGCTGCATTCGTCATCCGCTTATGCTCAGGCACGCTCCTGGATTTGTTCTTGTTGTCGCGGGCAGTTGGATATGGCGGCTTATTGATCGACAAGCGGGCTCCGTTTCCGCGTGGCAACCCCACCATCAGCAATCGCAAGCATGA
- a CDS encoding esterase-like activity of phytase family protein, whose translation MRRTSFAVVSILGAAGLAHAQYTTPNVINQPSSIFASLGGMRFVNHGLVGVGRIPSFLDAQGSTYGSVSALAIAPGTWSYAPATGFSGTFLTVPDRGRNDPATSSFIDYQTRIQMFDFTFNPLATGSGVSQDQITFNYTGMTLATEATGEPLVGNDPDTFTTTLGALVPRLNGNITVDAEGIIALDNGNYYISDEYGSAIYYISASGTLLGVINPPDALLPRDAATTPHFTSTAAPVTGRRQNQGMEAIGLTPDGAYLIAVNQSAAIQDSSSGGQPARRHTRVLIFDIQTNPVPTAPIGHYVLELPTYRNDGNGSAVNATASQSELVALSDTQFLLLPRDSNGRGSQNGQPLVYTSIVAADISGATNLVGTAFHDTTPVAPGGVLDPSITAVATQEVINMLNLADLTRFGLNLDITTQQPDGDANTFSEKWEGLALVPDLSTPEQDDYFLFVANDNDFIATNGVMAPFGIAPFAYSDPFDHDTMFLAYRVTLDLCYADCDGGGTLNIFDYICFGNAYSMNDPYADCDGNGTLNVFDYICFGNLYAVGCQ comes from the coding sequence ATGCGTCGTACATCGTTTGCTGTCGTATCCATTCTCGGGGCTGCAGGACTTGCCCACGCTCAGTACACCACGCCGAACGTGATCAATCAGCCAAGCTCCATATTCGCTTCTCTTGGCGGGATGCGGTTTGTGAACCATGGCCTTGTCGGTGTAGGGCGCATCCCATCATTTCTTGATGCGCAGGGTTCGACATATGGATCGGTGTCGGCACTGGCTATCGCGCCCGGTACATGGAGCTACGCGCCTGCCACGGGGTTCTCAGGCACGTTCCTCACGGTTCCCGATCGTGGACGCAATGACCCTGCAACATCCAGCTTCATCGATTACCAGACACGAATCCAGATGTTTGACTTTACTTTCAATCCGCTCGCAACTGGAAGCGGAGTGTCGCAGGACCAGATTACATTCAACTATACCGGCATGACACTGGCGACAGAGGCGACCGGTGAGCCGCTTGTTGGCAACGACCCTGACACGTTCACCACGACATTGGGCGCGCTAGTGCCAAGACTGAACGGCAATATCACTGTGGATGCTGAAGGCATCATTGCGCTTGACAACGGGAACTACTACATCAGCGATGAGTACGGCTCGGCGATCTACTACATCAGCGCAAGTGGAACACTCCTTGGCGTGATTAATCCACCCGATGCACTGCTCCCCCGTGATGCTGCAACGACACCACACTTCACATCGACAGCTGCGCCAGTGACCGGGCGCAGGCAGAACCAGGGCATGGAAGCGATTGGTCTGACTCCCGATGGTGCATACCTCATCGCAGTGAATCAGAGCGCGGCTATCCAGGACTCCAGCTCAGGCGGGCAGCCCGCACGCAGGCACACGCGTGTACTGATTTTCGATATCCAGACAAACCCGGTCCCCACAGCGCCGATTGGGCACTATGTTCTTGAACTTCCAACGTATCGCAATGATGGTAATGGATCAGCAGTGAACGCTACAGCTTCGCAGAGTGAGCTGGTCGCACTCAGTGACACGCAGTTCCTCCTGCTCCCGCGCGATTCTAACGGTCGTGGTTCGCAGAACGGGCAGCCGCTCGTATACACGAGCATTGTTGCAGCAGACATATCCGGTGCAACGAATCTTGTCGGCACAGCGTTTCATGACACGACGCCGGTAGCACCCGGTGGAGTGCTTGATCCGTCTATTACTGCGGTTGCAACGCAGGAGGTCATCAATATGCTCAATCTTGCTGACCTGACTCGATTTGGTCTTAATCTTGATATCACAACTCAGCAGCCCGATGGCGATGCCAACACATTCTCTGAAAAATGGGAAGGACTCGCACTCGTGCCAGATCTCTCAACCCCCGAGCAGGATGATTACTTCCTCTTTGTTGCGAATGACAACGATTTCATTGCGACCAACGGTGTGATGGCGCCGTTTGGCATTGCTCCGTTCGCATACAGCGACCCGTTCGATCACGATACCATGTTCCTTGCATATCGCGTGACGCTTGATCTCTGCTACGCCGATTGCGATGGCGGTGGTACGCTAAACATCTTTGACTACATCTGCTTCGGTAATGCATACAGCATGAACGACCCATACGCAGACTGCGATGGCAACGGTACGCTGAATGTGTTTGACTACATCTGCTTTGGTAACCTGTATGCGGTTGGTTGCCAGTAA
- a CDS encoding beta-lactamase family protein, with amino-acid sequence MAANISIRVLGSLCVGVCGYVGSVNGQVCTYDFGPLTTAMEDLLVSHPTLPGAGMVVWVDGKEVYSQAFGVYTVEEEVRIASASKWLSAVTLMTLIDDGFAQLDDTVATYIPSFAQPGLDQITLRQCFSLTSGLPGDPPCETNPNTTLDVCVDQIATTGLRIGVLPGEDFFYGNASMQTAGRVCEVLTGQSWNDLFQQRVAQPLGMLNTRYDHPVWGSATNPRLARGASSTMPDYARFCQMLLDAGMWQGAEFLSVASVTDVLSSQTNGVPSTYSPYVVGGFGDPRYGLGNWIQPYDFNDPAGEKINTSPGASGFTPWIDQDRQIVAVFMTQTSIILLDDLFVVQRLIRDIVDAPVSCCYADCDSSGTLNIFDYICFGNEYAASTSYADCDGNGSLNIFDYICYGNAYAAGCP; translated from the coding sequence ATGGCAGCCAACATATCGATACGGGTTCTCGGTTCGCTTTGCGTTGGGGTGTGCGGGTATGTCGGATCTGTGAATGGGCAAGTGTGCACGTATGACTTTGGTCCATTGACAACGGCTATGGAGGACCTGCTGGTCTCCCACCCCACACTCCCAGGTGCTGGGATGGTGGTGTGGGTGGATGGAAAGGAGGTGTACTCGCAGGCGTTTGGTGTGTACACCGTAGAGGAAGAAGTGCGCATCGCTTCAGCGAGTAAGTGGCTCTCTGCGGTGACGCTGATGACATTAATTGACGATGGATTTGCGCAGCTTGATGATACCGTTGCGACGTATATCCCTTCCTTTGCGCAGCCCGGTCTGGATCAGATCACACTCCGCCAGTGTTTCTCGCTGACGTCGGGATTGCCGGGTGATCCTCCCTGCGAGACCAATCCAAACACAACACTTGACGTATGTGTCGATCAGATTGCGACGACCGGTCTGCGGATCGGTGTTCTACCCGGTGAGGACTTCTTCTACGGGAACGCATCGATGCAGACAGCGGGGCGTGTCTGCGAAGTGCTGACAGGTCAGTCATGGAACGATCTGTTCCAGCAGCGCGTTGCGCAGCCGCTTGGCATGCTCAACACACGGTACGACCATCCAGTGTGGGGTTCTGCAACCAATCCCAGGTTGGCGCGAGGTGCATCAAGCACCATGCCAGATTACGCGAGGTTCTGCCAGATGCTGCTTGATGCAGGAATGTGGCAGGGGGCAGAGTTTCTGAGTGTTGCGAGTGTGACTGACGTTCTGTCGAGCCAGACCAACGGTGTTCCGTCAACCTATTCGCCGTATGTTGTTGGCGGGTTTGGAGATCCGCGGTATGGGCTTGGCAACTGGATTCAGCCGTACGATTTCAATGATCCGGCAGGAGAAAAGATCAACACTTCCCCTGGCGCAAGCGGCTTTACGCCTTGGATCGATCAGGATCGCCAAATTGTTGCTGTATTCATGACGCAGACGAGCATCATCCTTCTGGACGATCTCTTTGTCGTCCAGCGCCTGATACGGGATATTGTGGATGCGCCGGTGTCGTGCTGTTATGCCGACTGCGACAGTTCCGGTACTCTGAATATCTTCGATTACATCTGCTTTGGGAATGAGTACGCAGCGAGCACGTCGTACGCCGACTGCGACGGCAATGGATCGCTGAATATCTTTGACTACATCTGCTATGGCAACGCCTATGCAGCTGGCTGCCCGTAA
- a CDS encoding trypsin-like serine protease: MRQYRAAAAAAFFALAGHAVAQTAPAQFHVDTINSDSGFVANNAGPGHQVVYTTTISRPGASWLRVYFRDVILSGNMFNPDASYVRITSMQDGAVQTLNAKEMRDWHNSTAYFNGDTVIVEILASNTGLNRVQIESVDVGEPQNAPSIESLCGVDDRQLSSDPRNARLMPIGCTVWLIDDAAHCFLTAGHCISNGTTNAVAQFNVPLSTSGGSPVNPAPQDQYPVDTASIQSNGGQGIGNDFAYVGFNESAGMTAYERQGMVSYNITTNMPANGTPINITGYGSTTSPVSPTWYLVQKTHTGPKVTSTTGSPNPISYQTDTTGGNSGSPVVDESTGEAIGIHTHAGCSSTDGNNGTHLAHTGVQNALNNPQGNCIPVGLTFTYPGGLPALIDPAGGDVINVEVGASGANTPAPGTGMFHYDIGSGFVSVPMNQVTPNVYQAITPAVPCGTVMDYFFSADSTGGNMYVHPLNAPTNTFATLSATGLTTNTVLEEDFESGGVPSGWAATGLWAFGTACAASGSPCDGANYAYYSQANCTYNTGAANSGTLTAPSVFVPANGVLEFCYTLRTENNASYDQLKVLVNGTEIEQLSDTSSWTAHSIDLSNFSGQNVTISFSFNTVDSIQNDHEGPQIDGVKISASTADCNACYADCDSSGALNIFDYICFGNEYAANTSYADCDGSGSLNIFDYICFGNEYAAGCP, translated from the coding sequence ATGCGTCAGTATCGCGCCGCTGCAGCAGCAGCATTTTTTGCTCTTGCTGGTCACGCTGTTGCACAGACAGCGCCGGCCCAGTTCCATGTCGACACGATCAACTCTGACTCCGGGTTCGTTGCGAATAACGCAGGACCGGGCCATCAGGTTGTGTACACAACCACGATCTCCCGCCCCGGCGCGTCGTGGCTTCGCGTGTATTTCCGTGATGTGATTCTTTCGGGCAACATGTTCAACCCGGACGCGTCGTACGTTCGCATCACCTCCATGCAGGATGGTGCGGTGCAGACGCTCAACGCGAAGGAGATGCGTGACTGGCACAACTCTACGGCGTACTTCAACGGCGATACGGTGATTGTTGAGATTCTCGCATCAAACACGGGCTTGAATCGCGTGCAAATCGAGAGCGTTGATGTTGGCGAGCCGCAGAATGCGCCATCCATCGAATCGCTCTGTGGCGTAGACGATCGCCAGCTTTCCAGTGATCCCCGCAATGCGCGACTCATGCCGATTGGCTGCACGGTGTGGCTGATCGATGATGCTGCCCACTGCTTCCTGACCGCGGGCCACTGCATCTCCAACGGCACAACGAACGCGGTTGCACAGTTCAATGTGCCGCTGTCAACATCCGGTGGCAGCCCTGTGAATCCAGCACCGCAGGATCAGTATCCGGTGGACACCGCATCCATCCAGTCGAACGGCGGTCAGGGCATTGGCAATGACTTCGCGTATGTTGGCTTTAATGAGAGTGCGGGCATGACGGCGTACGAACGCCAGGGTATGGTCTCGTACAACATCACCACAAACATGCCCGCCAACGGCACACCGATCAACATTACAGGCTATGGCTCGACAACCTCGCCTGTCAGTCCAACGTGGTACCTTGTGCAGAAGACACACACTGGCCCGAAGGTGACATCCACCACTGGCTCACCAAATCCCATCTCGTATCAGACAGATACAACCGGTGGCAACTCGGGTTCGCCTGTTGTTGATGAGTCGACTGGCGAGGCGATCGGTATCCATACACACGCCGGTTGCAGCAGCACCGACGGCAATAACGGCACACATCTTGCGCACACGGGAGTGCAGAACGCACTGAATAACCCGCAAGGCAACTGCATTCCGGTTGGACTGACGTTCACGTATCCGGGCGGTCTCCCTGCGCTGATCGACCCTGCTGGTGGCGATGTGATCAACGTCGAGGTTGGCGCTTCTGGTGCAAACACGCCCGCGCCCGGCACCGGCATGTTCCATTATGACATCGGCTCGGGCTTTGTGTCTGTTCCGATGAATCAGGTGACCCCGAATGTGTATCAGGCGATCACACCGGCTGTTCCCTGCGGCACTGTGATGGACTATTTCTTCTCGGCTGATTCGACGGGTGGCAACATGTATGTCCATCCGCTCAACGCTCCCACAAACACATTCGCGACACTCTCAGCAACCGGTCTCACCACAAACACCGTGCTCGAAGAAGACTTTGAGTCGGGTGGTGTTCCGTCCGGCTGGGCGGCAACCGGTCTGTGGGCGTTCGGCACAGCGTGCGCAGCGTCTGGCTCACCGTGCGATGGAGCCAACTACGCGTACTACAGCCAGGCAAACTGCACATACAACACCGGCGCAGCAAACTCAGGAACACTGACAGCTCCATCCGTCTTTGTTCCAGCGAACGGTGTGCTTGAGTTCTGCTACACGCTTCGCACCGAGAACAACGCAAGCTATGACCAGCTCAAGGTGCTTGTGAACGGGACAGAGATCGAGCAGCTCTCCGATACAAGCAGCTGGACCGCACATTCGATTGATCTGTCCAACTTCTCGGGTCAGAACGTGACAATCTCGTTCTCCTTCAACACGGTCGACAGCATTCAGAACGACCATGAAGGACCGCAGATTGATGGTGTGAAGATCAGCGCTTCTACAGCAGACTGCAACGCCTGCTATGCTGATTGTGATAGCAGCGGCGCGCTGAACATCTTCGATTACATCTGCTTCGGCAACGAGTACGCGGCAAACACCTCGTACGCAGATTGTGACGGCAGCGGATCTTTGAACATCTTTGACTACATCTGCTTCGGCAACGAATACGCGGCTGGTTGCCCGTAA
- a CDS encoding glycosyltransferase family 2 protein: protein MATPPSAIASMIGTVVIPAYNEADVIGPCLSCLLAQDIAHWRVVVVANGCEDNTSHIAGTFIDRFAQANAELHVTDLPDGHKPSALNTGDTHAVGQIRVYMDADVRMQYGCLAAMTRSLSNAIHACFPTVVYEPNRSIIAMLHWRTWRTLTNSTTDSVVGNCIALSIEGRSRWSTFPDLISDDGFMISRFAKQERTVAPDAVAHTRLPSTFREIVGVRARWRAGHRQLADRVGKLNVERAQLARIGTNPVAMLGLPVFAVATYLARREASFILSKPAPAWYQARSSRKSASNRAGSSKYQL from the coding sequence GTGGCAACCCCACCATCAGCAATCGCAAGCATGATCGGCACGGTTGTCATCCCCGCGTACAACGAGGCCGATGTGATTGGGCCCTGCTTGTCATGCCTGCTCGCACAGGACATCGCACACTGGCGAGTGGTTGTTGTAGCAAATGGGTGCGAAGACAACACGAGCCACATTGCCGGCACATTCATCGATCGATTCGCTCAAGCCAACGCCGAACTGCATGTCACTGATCTGCCAGACGGGCACAAGCCGAGTGCGCTCAATACGGGTGACACACATGCCGTCGGCCAGATTCGTGTGTACATGGATGCAGATGTTCGCATGCAATATGGCTGCCTCGCCGCGATGACACGATCACTTTCAAACGCCATCCATGCGTGCTTTCCTACGGTTGTGTACGAACCGAATCGATCCATTATTGCAATGCTACACTGGCGAACATGGAGAACGTTGACAAACTCGACAACGGATTCTGTTGTTGGAAACTGCATTGCACTCTCAATCGAGGGTAGATCGCGATGGAGCACATTCCCCGATCTCATCAGCGATGATGGATTTATGATCTCCCGATTCGCAAAGCAGGAACGCACTGTTGCGCCCGATGCGGTCGCACACACTCGCCTCCCCTCCACATTTCGTGAGATTGTTGGTGTACGTGCTCGATGGCGCGCTGGACATCGACAACTTGCTGATCGAGTTGGCAAACTGAATGTTGAACGAGCCCAGCTTGCACGCATTGGCACAAATCCGGTAGCGATGCTCGGACTTCCGGTTTTCGCCGTTGCAACATATCTTGCTCGTCGAGAAGCAAGCTTCATACTTTCAAAGCCTGCACCTGCGTGGTATCAAGCAAGATCAAGCCGTAAATCTGCGTCCAATCGGGCAGGTTCCAGCAAGTATCAACTTTAG
- a CDS encoding trypsin-like serine protease: MRNKRVGSSHIAALCVAAGAIAGFGLTQSASAQAAPVLSEPVQIGSDSGFLANNGEPGFNVVYSTVVSKPGASWMRLYFGDVVLSGNKYDVNRASYIRITSMFDGDVQTLNARELEDWHNSTAYLNGDTVIVELLAAPDTGLNRLIIDSADAGLPVAASPESLCGADDRQLSTDPRNARLMPIGCTVWLINDAEHCFLTAGHCISNGTTNAVAQFNVPLSSSGGGTINPPSIHQYPVNSASIQSNGGQGIGNDYAYVGFNQSSGMTPFERQGDAYSITTALPPNGTTIRITGYGTTSSPVSPTWNQVQKTHTGPRVASVQGSPNPVSYQVDTTGGNSGSPVINDVTGMAIGIHTHAGCSSTAGNNGTQLAHAGMQNFLNNPKGICIPAGLTFVYPSGLPGNFEIHGGDTIEVVVQANGSNIPQPGTGEFHYDDGSGVVTVAMTQTSSNTYSVTLPTSSCGTVRDFFFSAETTSGQTYTDPKTAPTQTYSTTATTYADCSQNNTLDIFDYICFGGLYAANDPYADCDGNSVLNIFDYICFGTAYGLGCN; encoded by the coding sequence ATGCGGAACAAGAGAGTTGGTTCATCACACATTGCTGCGCTGTGCGTTGCTGCGGGCGCGATCGCTGGATTCGGATTGACCCAGTCGGCATCGGCTCAGGCTGCCCCCGTGCTTTCTGAGCCCGTGCAGATCGGATCAGATTCCGGCTTCCTTGCGAACAACGGCGAACCGGGATTCAACGTGGTCTACTCGACAGTTGTCAGTAAGCCTGGCGCGTCGTGGATGCGTCTGTACTTTGGCGATGTTGTGCTTTCCGGCAACAAGTACGATGTGAACCGAGCGTCGTATATCCGTATCACATCCATGTTCGATGGCGACGTGCAGACACTGAACGCGCGTGAGCTTGAGGACTGGCACAACTCAACAGCATACCTCAATGGTGACACCGTTATCGTCGAGCTTCTTGCCGCCCCCGACACCGGGCTGAATCGTCTTATCATCGACAGTGCGGATGCTGGTCTCCCGGTTGCGGCATCACCCGAGTCGCTCTGCGGCGCAGATGATCGCCAGCTTTCGACCGATCCTCGCAACGCGCGTTTGATGCCGATTGGTTGCACGGTGTGGCTGATCAATGATGCGGAGCACTGCTTCCTTACCGCTGGCCACTGCATTTCCAACGGCACAACCAACGCAGTTGCGCAGTTTAACGTACCTCTCTCAAGCTCAGGTGGTGGCACAATCAATCCGCCATCAATCCATCAGTATCCAGTGAACTCGGCATCGATCCAATCGAACGGCGGCCAGGGTATCGGGAACGATTATGCTTATGTTGGGTTCAACCAGAGCTCGGGCATGACACCCTTCGAGCGCCAAGGCGATGCGTATTCAATCACAACCGCACTGCCTCCGAACGGAACCACCATACGTATCACTGGCTACGGCACAACATCATCGCCTGTCAGCCCAACATGGAATCAGGTGCAGAAGACCCACACAGGTCCGCGGGTGGCATCTGTACAGGGCAGTCCGAATCCGGTTTCGTATCAGGTCGACACAACCGGTGGCAACTCCGGCTCGCCGGTCATCAACGACGTGACCGGAATGGCAATCGGCATCCACACACACGCTGGCTGCTCATCAACCGCTGGCAACAACGGCACACAGCTTGCGCATGCTGGTATGCAGAACTTTCTGAACAATCCGAAGGGTATTTGCATCCCTGCTGGCCTGACATTTGTCTATCCATCAGGTCTGCCTGGAAACTTTGAGATCCATGGTGGTGACACCATTGAGGTCGTCGTGCAGGCAAATGGCAGCAACATCCCGCAGCCAGGCACGGGTGAGTTCCATTACGACGATGGTTCGGGTGTTGTCACAGTTGCAATGACACAAACCAGCTCGAACACGTATAGCGTGACGCTTCCAACATCGTCCTGCGGCACAGTCCGCGACTTCTTCTTCAGCGCAGAAACCACCAGTGGACAAACGTACACCGATCCAAAGACCGCGCCGACGCAGACCTACTCCACGACTGCAACAACATATGCCGATTGCAGCCAGAACAACACGCTCGATATCTTCGACTACATCTGTTTCGGCGGGCTATACGCTGCGAACGATCCATATGCTGACTGCGACGGCAACAGCGTGCTGAACATCTTTGACTACATCTGCTTCGGCACAGCATACGGACTTGGCTGCAACTGA
- a CDS encoding 5'-nucleotidase C-terminal domain-containing protein encodes MRTQLLGVASILGIAGTAFGQADFYLTVLHHNDGESQLVNAGSGIEDFGGIARFKTLADNLRANLLPAAAPGADKGVILISAGDNFLAGPEFNASITNGVPFYDAIGMDLIGYDAACIGNHEFDFGPDVLEDFISSFVGPVPFLSSNLDFTNEPGLQAQVNNGQIATSTVVTVQGRQIGIIGATTETLSYVSSPRNTIINQVLPAVQAEATALTNAGVDIIILTSHLQGIINELDLVASLSNIDIVVGGGGDELLASTGALLVPGDNPAMLSTGESGYPVLRTDSTGAMVPVVTTDGDYKYIGRLVVGFDVNGNIVEILSESDPVRVSGVAPDAVIPDPSVQAQVVDPVEASVASLAANVLGQSEVQLDGRRSEVRNRETNLGNLCADSMLAVGQALAGQFGVDAPQVALQNGGGIRNNTILPTGDITEFDSFSVLPFANFVSVVPNIPPAQFKEIMENAVSQVGQSGGRFAQIAGFEMDINQDGTAQIIDPNTGLITTPGNRVVNITLNDGTIVVQGGMVNQNAPDIDVATIDFLARGGDQYPFNGAAFTSLGVSYQQALANYITNDLSGVISTQDYPFGGEGRIESVCFADCNFDGMLNIFDYICFGNRYAAGSSYADCDGSGSLNVFDYICFGDAYAVGCP; translated from the coding sequence ATGCGCACACAATTGTTGGGAGTTGCCTCGATTCTGGGAATCGCGGGTACAGCGTTCGGCCAGGCCGACTTTTACCTCACAGTCCTTCATCACAACGACGGCGAATCGCAGCTTGTCAACGCAGGATCGGGTATTGAAGACTTTGGTGGAATCGCGAGGTTTAAGACACTTGCAGATAATCTCCGCGCGAATCTTCTTCCGGCAGCGGCGCCGGGTGCCGACAAGGGAGTGATCCTCATCTCCGCTGGCGATAACTTTCTTGCAGGCCCGGAGTTCAATGCGAGCATCACCAATGGTGTGCCGTTCTATGACGCGATCGGCATGGATCTGATCGGGTACGACGCGGCGTGTATCGGCAACCATGAGTTCGACTTCGGTCCCGATGTGCTCGAAGATTTTATCTCAAGCTTTGTTGGCCCAGTGCCGTTCCTCAGCTCGAATCTTGACTTCACGAACGAGCCAGGTTTGCAGGCACAGGTGAACAACGGCCAGATCGCAACATCAACTGTTGTGACAGTGCAGGGCAGACAGATCGGGATCATTGGTGCGACCACCGAAACACTCTCGTATGTTTCCAGCCCTCGCAACACCATTATCAATCAGGTGCTCCCGGCTGTGCAGGCGGAGGCAACAGCGCTGACAAATGCGGGTGTTGACATCATCATTCTGACGAGCCATCTGCAGGGCATCATCAACGAGCTTGATCTTGTTGCCAGTCTCTCCAACATCGACATTGTGGTCGGTGGTGGTGGTGACGAGTTGCTCGCTTCGACTGGCGCGCTGCTTGTCCCTGGCGATAATCCCGCGATGCTCTCCACTGGCGAGTCGGGCTATCCAGTCTTGCGTACCGACAGCACTGGCGCGATGGTGCCAGTCGTGACAACCGACGGGGATTACAAGTACATTGGGCGTCTTGTTGTTGGGTTTGATGTCAACGGCAATATCGTCGAGATTCTGAGTGAGTCCGACCCCGTGCGTGTGTCCGGCGTTGCGCCGGATGCTGTCATCCCTGATCCATCAGTGCAGGCGCAGGTTGTTGATCCGGTTGAGGCATCGGTTGCATCGCTTGCAGCGAACGTTCTCGGTCAGTCTGAGGTGCAACTTGATGGTCGCCGATCCGAGGTACGCAATCGGGAAACAAATCTTGGTAACCTGTGCGCAGACTCAATGCTCGCGGTGGGTCAGGCGCTCGCTGGACAGTTTGGCGTTGATGCGCCGCAGGTTGCGCTGCAGAACGGCGGCGGTATCCGTAACAACACCATCCTCCCAACCGGTGATATCACAGAGTTTGACTCATTCTCGGTGCTTCCATTTGCAAACTTTGTCTCTGTTGTGCCCAATATTCCGCCAGCACAGTTCAAGGAGATCATGGAGAACGCGGTATCACAGGTTGGTCAGTCTGGCGGCCGCTTTGCCCAGATTGCCGGCTTTGAGATGGATATCAATCAGGACGGTACCGCCCAGATCATCGATCCAAACACCGGACTGATCACAACACCAGGAAACCGCGTTGTGAATATCACACTCAACGACGGCACGATTGTTGTTCAGGGAGGCATGGTGAATCAGAACGCGCCGGATATCGATGTTGCAACCATTGATTTCCTTGCACGGGGCGGTGATCAATACCCATTCAATGGTGCTGCGTTCACGTCGCTCGGCGTGTCGTACCAGCAGGCTCTCGCAAACTACATCACGAATGATCTCAGCGGTGTGATCAGCACACAGGACTACCCGTTCGGCGGCGAAGGTCGCATCGAGAGTGTCTGCTTTGCTGACTGCAACTTTGATGGAATGCTGAACATCTTCGATTACATCTGCTTCGGTAATCGGTATGCGGCTGGCTCGTCATATGCTGACTGTGATGGCAGCGGATCTCTGAACGTGTTTGACTACATCTGCTTTGGTGATGCGTACGCTGTAGGATGCCCATAA